From the Exiguobacterium aurantiacum genome, one window contains:
- a CDS encoding TetR/AcrR family transcriptional regulator, with product MDGFTKRTETKRRAILDAAFRLMSEKQSRFTVSELARAASVSPVSIYNYFGSKEQVIVAVLTEMTEEQMGWIESQIADHVPFDQLLIEILSRKIETAGLFDEAITTMIQADASWQQLAGRGYAAFRQLIEYGKTSGAIDPELSTDSYLRYVQLVQQAILSDPSLSTSPMTESMQDYFRFFLHGIIRK from the coding sequence ATGGATGGATTCACAAAACGAACCGAAACAAAACGGAGAGCAATCTTAGATGCGGCCTTTCGGCTGATGTCCGAGAAACAGTCACGTTTCACGGTGAGCGAGCTCGCTCGCGCCGCCTCGGTCTCACCGGTATCAATCTATAACTATTTCGGGTCGAAGGAACAAGTGATTGTCGCCGTTTTGACCGAAATGACGGAGGAACAGATGGGATGGATCGAGTCACAAATCGCTGACCATGTTCCGTTCGATCAATTGCTGATTGAGATTTTGTCTCGAAAAATCGAGACGGCAGGACTGTTCGATGAGGCGATCACGACGATGATTCAAGCGGACGCATCGTGGCAACAGTTGGCAGGACGAGGCTACGCCGCGTTTCGGCAATTGATTGAGTACGGGAAGACGAGCGGGGCCATCGACCCGGAGCTGTCGACCGATTCGTATTTACGCTACGTTCAACTCGTGCAGCAGGCGATTTTATCCGACCCGAGCCTGTCGACGTCACCGATGACCGAATCGATGCAAGACTATTTCCGATTTTTCCTTCACGGTATCATCCGGAAATAA
- a CDS encoding type 1 glutamine amidotransferase domain-containing protein: protein MQLQGKNVLQIVSDDFEDLELWYPVHRLREEGANVILAGEKADHAYIGKYGVPAKSDIAFDDVDISSYDAILVPGGWSPDLLRRFDSVKGFVRYMHDEKRPIGQICHAGWVLISAKILDGVNVTSTPGIKDDMENAGAVWHDEPVVVDGHIVSSRRPPDLPDYMREFIKVMAKN from the coding sequence ATGCAATTACAAGGTAAGAATGTCCTGCAAATCGTCAGTGACGACTTTGAAGACTTAGAATTATGGTATCCGGTCCATCGGTTACGCGAGGAAGGCGCAAACGTCATCCTCGCCGGCGAGAAGGCGGATCACGCCTATATCGGTAAGTACGGCGTTCCAGCCAAATCGGACATCGCGTTCGATGACGTCGACATCTCATCATACGACGCTATCCTCGTCCCAGGTGGCTGGTCACCAGACTTGTTGCGCCGATTCGATTCAGTGAAAGGGTTCGTCCGCTATATGCATGACGAGAAGCGGCCGATCGGTCAAATCTGTCACGCTGGCTGGGTATTGATTTCAGCGAAGATTCTTGATGGTGTCAACGTCACGAGCACACCGGGCATTAAAGATGATATGGAAAACGCGGGTGCGGTTTGGCACGATGAGCCGGTCGTCGTCGACGGTCATATCGTCTCGAGCCGCCGTCCGCCTGACCTGCCTGACTATATGCGGGAATTCATCAAAGTCATGGCCAAGAACTGA
- a CDS encoding aldo/keto reductase, translating into MQLATLRNGVKIPMIGFGVWQVDNETEAPQAVAEALKVGYRHIDTAAVYKNEEGVAKGIQTSGVAREDIFLTSKIWNEDIRQRRTKEAFDESLARLETDYLDLCLLHWPVDGFVEAWKDLIDLYEAGKIKAIGVSNFKEHHLDTLKEAGLMTPLINQIELHPQLPQPDLVEYCQDEGIQVEAWSPLMQGKFLDIPTFAEIAEKHGKTPAQVVLRWHLDTGNVALPKSVTPHRIQENFEVFDFALDADDLAKIDAVATHDRLGPDPDEIDF; encoded by the coding sequence ATGCAACTCGCAACGTTACGCAACGGTGTCAAAATTCCAATGATCGGCTTTGGGGTATGGCAAGTCGACAACGAGACGGAGGCGCCACAGGCTGTCGCCGAGGCACTGAAAGTCGGATATCGCCATATCGATACGGCAGCCGTTTATAAGAATGAAGAAGGCGTCGCCAAAGGGATTCAAACATCAGGCGTCGCTCGTGAAGATATCTTTTTGACGTCGAAGATTTGGAATGAAGATATCCGCCAGCGCCGGACGAAAGAAGCGTTTGACGAATCACTCGCTCGACTCGAGACGGACTATTTGGACCTCTGCCTCCTCCACTGGCCAGTCGACGGGTTCGTCGAGGCATGGAAAGATTTGATCGACCTTTATGAGGCCGGGAAAATCAAGGCGATCGGCGTGTCGAACTTCAAAGAACATCATCTCGATACGTTGAAAGAAGCGGGTCTCATGACGCCGCTCATCAATCAGATCGAGTTGCACCCGCAACTGCCGCAACCGGACCTCGTTGAATACTGCCAAGACGAGGGCATTCAAGTCGAGGCATGGAGTCCGCTCATGCAAGGGAAGTTCCTCGATATCCCGACTTTCGCTGAAATCGCGGAGAAACACGGCAAGACGCCGGCGCAAGTCGTGCTTCGCTGGCATTTAGACACCGGGAATGTCGCACTTCCGAAATCGGTCACACCGCACCGCATTCAAGAGAATTTCGAAGTGTTCGACTTCGCGCTTGATGCGGACGACTTGGCGAAAATCGACGCCGTAGCGACACATGACCGCCTCGGTCCAGACCCGGACGAGATCGATTTCTAA
- a CDS encoding ABC transporter ATP-binding protein translates to MIQIKGLTKRFDLSHGIFDVSFTVEPGTVFGFIGPNGAGKSTTIRHLMGLLHADSGIATVMGHDCWNESETVKALVGYLPGEINYPQDMTGEDVIRLTRKLHVTSAERERTLRDVFAFDTSLKVRKMSKGMKQKLAIVTCFMKDVPVYILDEPTSGLDPLMQERLVDWVIAEKKAGKAVLMSSHHFPEMEKTCDRAALIRDGRMIIEAEMSELKRHSQKTYRIELKDEAAAQRLSEEIGSRDGVVVTVTLSTVEELNDLIHRLVRHDVQSLSSGTDELEHLFMQYYGEAK, encoded by the coding sequence ATGATTCAAATTAAAGGACTGACGAAGCGTTTCGATCTGTCACACGGCATCTTTGACGTGTCGTTCACGGTCGAGCCGGGAACCGTGTTTGGATTTATCGGGCCCAACGGAGCGGGCAAATCGACGACGATTCGTCACTTAATGGGATTGCTCCATGCCGATTCCGGGATTGCCACCGTCATGGGACATGACTGCTGGAACGAGAGTGAGACGGTGAAGGCGCTTGTCGGCTATTTGCCTGGCGAGATCAATTATCCGCAGGACATGACCGGGGAAGATGTCATCCGGCTGACTCGAAAACTTCATGTGACGAGCGCTGAGCGCGAACGGACGTTGCGTGACGTGTTCGCCTTCGATACGTCACTCAAAGTGCGCAAGATGTCGAAAGGGATGAAACAAAAACTCGCCATCGTCACGTGTTTCATGAAAGATGTGCCGGTTTATATTCTCGATGAACCGACGAGCGGGCTCGACCCGCTCATGCAAGAGCGACTCGTCGACTGGGTCATTGCCGAGAAGAAGGCGGGCAAGGCGGTCTTGATGAGTTCCCACCACTTCCCGGAGATGGAGAAGACGTGTGACCGGGCCGCACTCATCCGTGACGGTCGGATGATTATCGAAGCGGAGATGTCAGAATTGAAACGGCATAGTCAGAAGACGTATCGGATCGAATTGAAGGACGAGGCGGCAGCCCAGCGATTGAGCGAAGAAATCGGTTCGCGTGACGGTGTGGTGGTCACCGTCACTTTATCGACAGTCGAAGAGTTGAACGACTTGATTCATCGACTCGTCCGTCATGATGTCCAGTCGTTGTCGAGCGGCACCGACGAACTCGAGCATCTGTTCATGCAATATTATGGGGAGGCGAAATAA
- a CDS encoding NAD(P)/FAD-dependent oxidoreductase, protein MKKVIVIGSGIVGISTAYHLAGQADVTVIDRKEKGRATDAAAGIVCPWIAQRRNKAWYALAKGGAHYYATVVDDLKREGETDTGYKRVGTLALHEDKKLNEMQERMVLRREEAPEIGDLTRLTAEEARALFPPLSDEYDALLVEGGARVDGEKLRAALERVAVKRGVTLIDGSAVLVEADGYHVECDGVRYEADEIVLACGAWLPELMEPIGYTARVAGEKAQIVHVQLPDTDASDWPVVMPPRRRYLLGFEEGRIVIGSTHERGKAFDTRPTAIGIHEVLSKGLESAPGLAEAELIETRVGFRPVTPNSIPILGRVPGAEQLLVANGLGSSGLTVGPFIGKVLADLVLTGDCELDMSLYPIAESVFRTKDS, encoded by the coding sequence ATGAAAAAAGTGATTGTGATTGGATCAGGAATTGTCGGGATCTCGACCGCGTACCATCTGGCCGGACAAGCCGACGTCACCGTCATCGACCGGAAAGAAAAGGGTCGAGCGACCGACGCGGCGGCGGGCATCGTCTGTCCGTGGATCGCCCAGCGCCGGAACAAGGCTTGGTACGCGCTCGCTAAAGGCGGTGCGCACTACTACGCGACCGTCGTCGACGATTTGAAGCGAGAAGGGGAGACGGATACCGGCTATAAACGCGTCGGGACGCTCGCCTTGCACGAAGACAAAAAATTGAACGAGATGCAAGAACGGATGGTGCTACGCCGGGAAGAAGCCCCGGAAATCGGCGACTTGACCCGGTTGACTGCAGAAGAAGCGAGAGCATTGTTCCCGCCGCTCTCGGACGAATATGACGCCCTCCTCGTCGAAGGCGGGGCACGCGTCGATGGGGAGAAGTTAAGAGCGGCGCTCGAACGAGTCGCCGTGAAACGAGGCGTGACCTTGATTGACGGTTCGGCCGTCCTCGTTGAAGCGGACGGCTATCACGTCGAGTGTGACGGAGTCCGCTATGAGGCGGATGAGATCGTGCTCGCTTGCGGGGCGTGGTTGCCCGAGTTGATGGAGCCGATCGGCTACACGGCCCGTGTCGCTGGCGAGAAAGCGCAAATCGTGCACGTACAGCTGCCGGATACGGACGCGTCCGACTGGCCGGTCGTCATGCCGCCGCGGCGCCGCTATTTGCTCGGGTTCGAAGAAGGACGCATCGTCATCGGCTCGACGCATGAACGGGGCAAGGCGTTCGACACACGGCCGACGGCAATCGGAATTCATGAAGTGCTCTCGAAAGGGCTGGAATCGGCCCCGGGACTCGCCGAGGCCGAACTGATTGAGACGCGGGTCGGCTTCCGTCCGGTCACCCCGAACTCGATTCCGATTCTTGGCCGCGTGCCAGGTGCGGAGCAGTTGCTCGTCGCCAACGGTCTCGGGTCGTCCGGCTTGACGGTCGGTCCGTTCATCGGGAAAGTGCTCGCCGACCTCGTTCTGACCGGAGACTGCGAGCTTGACATGTCGCTTTATCCGATTGCGGAATCGGTGTTTAGAACGAAAGACAGCTAA
- a CDS encoding TspO/MBR family protein, with protein MDLSKWPLINWLAFLATIVINYFASGENAAVSDRIDIYFKPAGYAFSIWGVIYIALAVWLVLQLKKGSVANRQANRMKAGFLVSCILNGLWLLTFTNEWFIASLVVMVAFLATLAWLYYIAFRTSTSWLDRFPFSIYIGWVSVATIVNVFVVMNRERVTTLLGLDELAWTSLMLMVGVVLALVFMWWHRDFIYPLVFVWAYIAIFARIDNATLYVVLVSALILLTLGYVGLIIWKKPRAFLHHSRKTVE; from the coding sequence ATGGACTTATCAAAATGGCCATTAATCAACTGGCTGGCGTTTTTAGCGACAATCGTCATCAACTACTTCGCGAGCGGTGAAAACGCGGCCGTATCGGACCGAATCGACATTTACTTCAAACCGGCCGGCTACGCGTTCTCGATTTGGGGCGTGATTTATATCGCGCTCGCCGTCTGGCTTGTCTTGCAATTGAAGAAAGGGTCGGTTGCGAACCGGCAGGCGAACCGGATGAAAGCGGGCTTTCTCGTCTCGTGTATCTTGAACGGGCTCTGGTTACTTACGTTCACGAACGAATGGTTCATCGCCTCGCTCGTCGTCATGGTCGCATTTCTTGCGACGCTCGCCTGGCTCTATTACATCGCCTTCCGGACGTCGACAAGTTGGCTCGACCGGTTCCCGTTCTCGATTTACATCGGCTGGGTGTCCGTCGCGACGATCGTCAACGTGTTTGTCGTCATGAACCGGGAGCGGGTGACAACCTTGCTCGGGCTCGACGAACTCGCTTGGACGTCGCTCATGCTCATGGTCGGGGTTGTCCTCGCACTCGTCTTCATGTGGTGGCATCGTGACTTCATCTATCCGCTCGTCTTCGTCTGGGCATACATCGCCATCTTTGCACGAATTGACAATGCGACGCTCTACGTCGTCCTCGTCAGTGCATTGATTTTGCTCACTCTCGGCTATGTCGGCTTGATCATTTGGAAAAAACCACGGGCGTTCTTGCATCACTCACGAAAAACGGTTGAATAA
- a CDS encoding Bax inhibitor-1/YccA family protein — MKLKSNPVLRKSMETTAYSATPMTKAGTWSKVFTLLLLVTAAAGTTWMLVPTIGEALLFPLMIGSLILGLVLALVITFKPRTAPVVAPLYGIVEGVFVGLISYFFEAMLPGIVGRAVLTTFIVAFAMWFVYSTGLVKVTQKFRAGVTAAIFTVMLLYLVQIGMSFFGSGLPFMTGSSPLAIGVQFVIVIIASLALVLDFDYIARQVESRAPKELEWVAAFGLIVTLIWLYIEILDLLYRLAMRD, encoded by the coding sequence TTGAAGCTTAAATCGAATCCAGTTCTCCGTAAATCAATGGAGACAACAGCTTATAGCGCCACGCCGATGACGAAAGCCGGTACGTGGTCGAAAGTGTTCACGTTACTCTTGCTCGTCACGGCAGCCGCCGGAACGACGTGGATGCTCGTGCCGACAATCGGGGAAGCATTGCTGTTTCCGCTCATGATCGGCTCGCTCATCCTTGGTTTGGTCTTGGCACTCGTCATCACGTTCAAACCGAGGACGGCTCCGGTCGTCGCGCCATTGTATGGTATCGTCGAAGGTGTATTCGTCGGGTTAATCTCGTACTTCTTCGAAGCGATGCTTCCGGGCATCGTTGGCCGTGCCGTGTTGACGACGTTCATCGTCGCGTTCGCGATGTGGTTCGTCTACTCGACGGGTCTCGTCAAAGTGACGCAAAAGTTCCGCGCCGGCGTCACGGCCGCGATCTTTACGGTCATGTTGCTCTATCTCGTTCAAATCGGGATGAGTTTCTTCGGTTCAGGACTCCCGTTCATGACGGGCTCGTCACCGCTCGCCATCGGCGTGCAATTTGTGATCGTCATCATCGCCTCGCTCGCGCTCGTGCTTGATTTCGACTATATCGCTCGTCAAGTCGAGAGCCGGGCTCCAAAAGAGCTCGAATGGGTCGCGGCGTTCGGTTTAATTGTGACGCTTATCTGGCTCTACATTGAAATTCTTGATTTACTGTATCGCCTCGCCATGCGCGACTGA
- a CDS encoding ABC transporter permease subunit, with the protein MVLISALFKQNRSWILGYSLGTSLYLFFLAAVFPSIQETGLIEGKLDSLPPELLEVFKIDPNLAMDNVINLLAGNYYGLIFYVLAILFALTFASRLMAKPVDSGEVMLYLAAPISRAGYVTASMVLLVIASGMLVGLNGLSLMLANVLFNLQIDIGLLWTLQLNAGLILVVLGALAYVLASLFDDSTRSYMVTGGIFALFLMANVFSGFSDQLDWLNALSIFSLFDANAQIQGESAFRSFIWLGGLLIVAMLLSYGRFTRKDLTI; encoded by the coding sequence ATGGTTCTCATCTCGGCACTGTTTAAACAAAACCGGAGCTGGATTCTCGGGTACTCACTCGGAACGAGCCTCTACTTGTTCTTTTTGGCGGCAGTGTTCCCATCCATCCAAGAGACGGGGCTGATTGAAGGAAAGTTGGATTCGTTGCCACCGGAGTTGCTCGAAGTGTTCAAAATCGATCCGAACTTGGCGATGGACAACGTCATCAATCTGCTGGCGGGCAATTACTATGGGCTCATCTTTTACGTATTGGCCATCCTGTTCGCGCTCACATTCGCCTCACGGCTCATGGCTAAACCGGTCGATTCGGGTGAGGTCATGCTTTATTTGGCCGCACCGATTTCACGTGCTGGTTACGTGACGGCTAGTATGGTGTTGCTTGTGATCGCGAGTGGTATGCTCGTCGGGTTGAACGGGCTCAGTCTGATGCTCGCCAACGTGTTGTTTAATTTACAGATTGACATCGGCTTACTGTGGACGCTTCAGTTGAACGCAGGACTGATTCTAGTCGTCCTCGGTGCGCTCGCCTATGTGCTCGCAAGCCTGTTCGACGACAGCACACGGTCATATATGGTCACGGGTGGGATTTTCGCGCTCTTCTTGATGGCGAACGTCTTCTCGGGATTTAGTGACCAGCTCGACTGGTTGAATGCGCTGTCGATTTTCTCGTTGTTTGACGCCAACGCTCAAATCCAAGGCGAGTCAGCGTTTCGTTCTTTCATCTGGTTGGGGGGACTTCTCATCGTCGCAATGCTGTTGTCTTATGGACGTTTTACCCGAAAAGATTTGACGATTTAG